A single genomic interval of Stieleria maiorica harbors:
- a CDS encoding inositol oxygenase family protein, with protein sequence MSLPTDPTSRPRDAAQPLEDLDDWESDLVRRYPEPNKPAEEFRNYGEDTKPGVREFYRLNHRYQTFEFVQKKREQFLPLRHRKMTVWEAMEFLNQLVDESDPDTDLSQIEHLMQTAESIRADGHPRWFILTGLIHDLGKVLCLFGEPQWAVVGDTFPVGCRFSDRIVFPQFFADNPDSSDPRYNTEYGVYSHGIGLDNVHLSWGHDEYLYQVVKDRLPEEALAIIRYHSFYPGHRESAYDHLMNDHDRRMFKWVRAFNPYDLYTKSDRRPDVDALRPYYEELIKEFLPGTLDW encoded by the coding sequence ATGTCCCTACCCACCGACCCCACCAGCCGCCCACGTGATGCCGCCCAGCCGCTTGAAGATCTGGACGATTGGGAATCCGACTTGGTGCGCCGCTATCCCGAACCGAACAAACCGGCCGAGGAGTTTCGCAACTACGGCGAGGACACCAAACCGGGCGTGCGGGAATTCTATCGTCTGAATCATCGTTACCAGACATTCGAGTTTGTACAGAAGAAGCGCGAGCAATTCCTGCCGCTTCGACATCGAAAGATGACGGTGTGGGAAGCGATGGAGTTTTTGAATCAACTGGTCGACGAGAGCGACCCCGACACGGACCTGTCGCAGATCGAGCATTTGATGCAGACGGCTGAATCGATTCGCGCCGACGGTCATCCGCGTTGGTTCATCTTGACGGGATTGATCCACGACCTGGGTAAAGTGCTGTGTCTGTTCGGCGAACCCCAGTGGGCCGTCGTCGGTGACACCTTTCCGGTAGGCTGTCGGTTTTCCGACCGCATCGTGTTTCCGCAATTTTTCGCAGACAACCCCGACTCCAGCGACCCGCGGTACAACACGGAGTACGGTGTTTACTCACACGGCATCGGACTGGACAACGTGCATCTGTCCTGGGGACACGACGAGTACTTGTACCAGGTGGTGAAGGATCGATTGCCCGAGGAGGCGCTCGCGATCATTCGCTACCACTCGTTTTATCCGGGGCATCGCGAGTCTGCGTATGATCATTTGATGAACGACCACGACCGTCGGATGTTCAAATGGGTGCGAGCGTTCAATCCCTATGACCTGTATACCAAGAGCGATCGCCGGCCCGATGTCGATGCTTTGCGCCCTTACTATGAAGAACTGATTAAAGAGTTCTTGCCGGGTACTCTTGATTGGTGA
- a CDS encoding DUF5690 family protein, translating into MPSTTPDTSSAETPAGGMNSRSRLLLAAVAAFSVYFCMYAFRKPFTAGTFEGQQYWGMGLKSVLVISQLAGYMISKFVGIKVVSEMRRERRAIAILGLILTAELALVGFAYAPLTLKAPLLFLNGFPLGMVFGLVLAYLEGRKQTEALSAALCASFIISSGVVKSVGRWLIQDWGVDEFQMPMLVGLIFLVPLLVSVWLLQSTPPPDPTDLRQRNERNAMTRQDRRRFWSEYWPGLSLLIFVYVGLTVIRTVRDDFAVEIWRDLGVDETPSVFARSETVVAVLVTLFNAFAVWIRHNMAAVRIVTLLMCAAFAVVGASAFLQSGGLISPFVFMVACGVGMYVPYVAFHTTVFERLVAASRHPANVVFLMYVADAIGYLGYAIVLSIRMTAESPGAVLPSFRMLLLMVSVISVAALCLSLHYFRTVMGSDSAIASDAIETVSVDQPVDSVEAGVGNV; encoded by the coding sequence GTGCCCTCCACCACCCCCGACACCTCTTCGGCCGAAACTCCTGCTGGTGGTATGAATTCTCGGTCGCGATTGTTACTGGCCGCTGTCGCGGCATTCAGCGTGTACTTTTGCATGTACGCGTTTCGAAAGCCCTTCACCGCGGGGACGTTCGAGGGCCAGCAGTATTGGGGGATGGGGCTGAAATCGGTGTTGGTCATCTCGCAATTGGCCGGCTACATGATTTCCAAGTTCGTCGGCATCAAAGTGGTTTCGGAGATGCGACGGGAGCGGCGGGCCATCGCCATTCTGGGATTGATTTTGACGGCCGAGTTGGCGTTGGTCGGATTTGCCTACGCACCGCTGACTCTGAAGGCCCCGCTATTGTTTTTAAACGGCTTTCCGCTGGGGATGGTGTTCGGGCTGGTTCTGGCCTACTTGGAAGGCAGGAAGCAGACCGAGGCGTTGTCGGCGGCACTGTGCGCGAGCTTTATTATCTCGTCCGGCGTGGTGAAGTCGGTCGGACGATGGCTGATTCAAGATTGGGGCGTCGACGAGTTCCAGATGCCGATGCTGGTCGGGTTGATCTTCCTGGTGCCGCTTTTGGTGTCAGTTTGGTTGCTGCAATCAACGCCTCCGCCGGACCCGACGGACCTGCGGCAGCGTAACGAACGCAACGCGATGACCCGTCAGGATCGCCGTCGGTTTTGGTCGGAGTATTGGCCGGGGCTATCGCTGTTGATCTTTGTTTACGTGGGATTGACCGTCATCCGTACGGTGCGCGACGACTTTGCGGTGGAGATTTGGCGTGACCTGGGCGTCGACGAAACGCCTTCGGTGTTCGCCCGCAGCGAAACGGTCGTCGCCGTCCTGGTCACGCTGTTCAACGCGTTTGCGGTTTGGATCCGTCACAACATGGCGGCGGTCCGTATTGTGACGCTGTTGATGTGCGCGGCGTTTGCCGTCGTCGGGGCGTCTGCGTTCCTGCAGTCCGGCGGTTTGATCTCGCCGTTCGTGTTCATGGTTGCCTGCGGCGTGGGCATGTACGTGCCCTACGTGGCGTTTCACACCACCGTGTTTGAACGGCTGGTCGCGGCGTCGCGACACCCTGCCAATGTCGTGTTCTTGATGTACGTTGCTGATGCCATCGGGTACCTGGGGTATGCGATCGTCTTGTCGATCCGAATGACCGCCGAGTCTCCCGGGGCGGTGTTGCCGTCGTTTCGGATGCTGTTGCTGATGGTGAGCGTGATTTCGGTCGCGGCACTGTGCCTGTCGTTGCACTACTTCCGTACCGTGATGGGATCTGACTCGGCCATCGCCTCCGATGCCATCGAAACAGTTTCGGTTGACCAGCCGGTTGACTCTGTCGAGGCGGGAGTCGGCAATGTCTGA
- a CDS encoding zinc-binding dehydrogenase has product MSEHQSSQSSPDQSRTCLAAVFHGAGRPLKLQSFPRPMLQAGEALVRVRLCTICGSDLHTLKGLRIEPTPSILAHEVVGEIVDVGQPGPRDLDQQPLRRGDRVTWSICVSCSDCDRCRSGLPQKCRRLVKYGHSVAEGREALSGGLAEYILLRSGTAIAKLPADVPDEVASPINCATSTIAAAYRAAGDVDGQRVMVFGAGMLGLTAVAMGRELGATQVVICDVDQARLTLAERFGATDTITVDSIASIESSFDVLLECSGAPEAIEAACRIGDVGSRVILVGSVMNSRPVQLDPTTVVRKWMTIAGVHNYAPMDLYSAIDFISRCHDKYPFAELVAKTYALTDINAAIDHSLQHRPIRVAVRPEVSTSW; this is encoded by the coding sequence ATGTCTGAACATCAATCTTCGCAGTCCTCGCCCGATCAATCCCGAACGTGCCTTGCGGCTGTTTTCCACGGGGCCGGCCGGCCGTTGAAACTGCAATCGTTCCCTCGTCCGATGTTACAGGCCGGCGAAGCCCTGGTGCGCGTTCGCCTGTGCACGATCTGCGGCAGCGATTTACACACCCTGAAAGGGTTGCGGATCGAGCCGACGCCTTCGATTTTGGCCCATGAGGTGGTCGGCGAAATCGTCGACGTCGGACAGCCCGGTCCGCGCGACTTGGATCAGCAACCCCTTCGCCGCGGCGACCGCGTCACTTGGTCGATCTGCGTCAGCTGTTCCGACTGCGACCGCTGCCGATCCGGGTTGCCGCAAAAATGCCGCCGGTTGGTGAAATACGGGCACTCGGTCGCGGAAGGCCGCGAAGCGCTCAGTGGCGGATTGGCCGAGTACATTCTGCTGCGGTCCGGGACGGCGATCGCCAAGTTGCCAGCTGATGTCCCGGATGAAGTTGCCAGCCCGATCAATTGCGCGACATCAACGATCGCCGCAGCCTATCGCGCCGCTGGCGACGTCGACGGACAGCGCGTAATGGTCTTTGGTGCGGGCATGTTGGGTTTGACCGCCGTGGCGATGGGCAGGGAACTGGGGGCAACGCAAGTGGTGATCTGTGATGTCGATCAAGCGCGATTGACGCTGGCCGAACGCTTCGGCGCGACGGACACGATCACGGTCGATTCGATCGCATCGATCGAATCCTCGTTTGACGTCCTCTTGGAATGTTCCGGCGCCCCCGAAGCAATCGAAGCGGCGTGTCGGATCGGTGACGTCGGCTCACGCGTGATCCTGGTCGGCTCGGTGATGAATTCCCGACCGGTGCAATTGGATCCGACGACGGTTGTCCGCAAGTGGATGACGATCGCGGGAGTCCATAACTATGCACCGATGGATCTTTACAGCGCCATCGACTTTATCAGCCGCTGTCACGACAAGTATCCGTTTGCCGAACTCGTTGCCAAGACTTATGCCCTGACAGATATCAACGCCGCGATCGACCATTCCCTTCAACATCGACCGATCCGAGTCGCGGTGCGACCGGAGGTCTCCACGTCATGGTAA
- a CDS encoding phosphonate degradation HD-domain oxygenase, which yields MVTTTGIIELFFRRGDSEYGGEAVTQREHALQAASLALQADAKPSLIVAALLHDVGHLLHDLPDDAPDSGVDDHHESSGYHFLRPLFPDAVTEPVRMHVAAKRYLCAIDPDYRDSLSEPSRVSLELQGGPMTAEEAERFIGQPFAEDAVRLRKWDDEAKIAGLETPPLERFAEFLDQVLASEARQ from the coding sequence ATGGTAACCACAACAGGAATCATCGAACTGTTCTTCCGTAGGGGGGATTCCGAGTATGGGGGCGAAGCAGTGACACAGCGGGAACACGCCTTGCAAGCCGCCTCGCTGGCCTTGCAAGCCGATGCCAAACCCTCGCTGATCGTCGCGGCGCTGCTGCACGATGTCGGACACCTGCTTCATGACTTGCCCGACGACGCGCCGGATTCGGGTGTCGACGATCATCATGAGTCCTCCGGTTACCACTTTCTGCGGCCGCTGTTTCCCGATGCGGTGACCGAACCGGTTCGGATGCACGTCGCCGCGAAACGCTATCTGTGTGCCATCGATCCGGATTACCGGGATAGCCTGAGTGAGCCGTCGCGCGTCAGCCTGGAATTGCAGGGCGGACCGATGACGGCGGAGGAAGCGGAGCGTTTTATCGGGCAGCCGTTTGCCGAGGACGCGGTTCGCTTGAGAAAGTGGGACGACGAAGCCAAGATCGCCGGCCTGGAGACACCCCCGCTGGAACGGTTTGCAGAGTTTCTGGATCAGGTTTTGGCATCCGAAGCACGGCAGTAG
- the glpK gene encoding glycerol kinase GlpK — protein MSVVLAFDQGTTSSRAIAFEQSGAVLGVAQREFKQHYPQPGWVEHDADEIWQSQLAVAQEVIASCGLSVADIAAIGITNQRETTLLWDRSTGEPIHHAIVWQDRRTSQFCDSLRSDGHGELVQSKTGLLIDPYFSATKIRWLLDHVPDARRRAEAGEIAFGTMDSWLIWKLTGGRVHVTDVTNASRTMLLDIRTGRWDDELLSLLEIPASILPDVQPSSHVYGETETQWFGGAIKIAGAAGDQQSALFGQNCTRHGMAKNTYGTGCFMLMNIGEQPLMSKHQLLTSIAATAASGDGPPKRNYALEGSVFVAGAAVQWLRDGLGIIESSSEIEALAKSVPDSDGVYVVPAMAGLGAPHWDSYARGTIVGLTRGSNRGHIARATLEGIAHQVADVLDVMQQDSGIAIKELRVDGGASANDLLMQFQADIMKTPVVRPEMTETTSMGAAYLAGLAVGFWKDLDQIASIWKTERVFHPEMSDAEVALRRERWSEALQRSRSWEQGAT, from the coding sequence ATGAGTGTCGTTCTCGCCTTTGATCAGGGAACCACCAGTTCGCGCGCGATCGCGTTCGAGCAATCCGGTGCCGTATTGGGCGTCGCCCAACGTGAATTCAAGCAACACTACCCCCAACCCGGCTGGGTCGAACACGACGCCGACGAGATTTGGCAGTCGCAGTTGGCGGTCGCTCAAGAAGTGATCGCATCGTGTGGTCTGTCCGTGGCAGACATCGCTGCGATCGGGATCACCAATCAACGCGAAACGACGCTGTTGTGGGATCGATCCACGGGCGAGCCGATTCACCACGCGATCGTCTGGCAGGATCGGCGGACGTCGCAGTTCTGTGATTCGCTCCGCAGCGACGGTCACGGTGAACTGGTTCAATCCAAAACCGGACTGCTGATCGACCCGTATTTTTCTGCGACCAAGATCCGTTGGTTGCTGGACCATGTGCCGGACGCGCGGCGACGGGCCGAAGCGGGCGAGATCGCCTTTGGCACGATGGACAGTTGGCTGATCTGGAAACTGACCGGCGGGCGTGTTCATGTCACCGATGTCACGAATGCCTCGCGCACCATGTTGCTGGATATTCGAACCGGCAGGTGGGACGACGAATTGTTGTCGCTGCTGGAGATTCCGGCATCGATCCTGCCGGACGTTCAACCGTCCAGCCACGTTTACGGCGAGACCGAAACGCAGTGGTTCGGCGGTGCGATCAAAATCGCCGGGGCCGCGGGTGACCAGCAATCCGCGCTGTTCGGCCAGAACTGCACGCGCCACGGCATGGCCAAGAACACCTACGGCACTGGATGTTTCATGCTGATGAATATCGGTGAACAACCTCTGATGTCCAAACATCAACTGCTGACCTCGATCGCCGCCACCGCAGCTTCGGGCGACGGACCGCCGAAACGTAATTATGCACTCGAAGGCAGCGTGTTTGTCGCCGGAGCGGCGGTGCAATGGCTGCGTGACGGATTGGGAATTATCGAATCGTCTTCGGAAATCGAAGCGCTGGCCAAAAGCGTCCCCGACAGCGATGGCGTGTACGTGGTTCCGGCGATGGCCGGTTTGGGCGCTCCGCATTGGGATTCCTATGCGCGCGGCACCATCGTCGGACTCACGCGCGGTTCCAATCGTGGCCACATCGCCCGGGCGACCCTGGAAGGAATTGCCCACCAGGTCGCCGATGTCCTGGACGTCATGCAACAAGACTCCGGCATCGCGATCAAAGAGCTGCGTGTCGACGGCGGGGCGTCCGCCAATGATTTGTTGATGCAGTTCCAGGCCGATATCATGAAAACTCCGGTGGTCCGTCCGGAGATGACGGAGACGACTTCGATGGGGGCGGCCTATCTGGCCGGTCTGGCCGTCGGCTTTTGGAAAGACCTGGATCAGATCGCGTCGATCTGGAAAACCGAGCGGGTCTTCCACCCCGAAATGTCGGACGCCGAAGTGGCACTGCGCCGAGAACGCTGGTCCGAAGCCTTGCAGCGATCGAGATCATGGGAACAGGGAGCAACGTGA
- a CDS encoding glycerol-3-phosphate dehydrogenase/oxidase, whose protein sequence is MTRLDRGESLARIRDRNSPWDVAIIGGGATGVAVALDAASRGLDVVLLERFDFGSGTSSRSTKLVHGGVRYLKQGNVTLVRDALRERQLLLDNAPHLVHDQPFLIPCRSLWQWFFYGVGLKLYDLLATRNSFGRSRCVTARRALELIPAMQGERLRGAVLYHDGQFDDARLLIDMARTAAIQGATLVNHMPCSGIMKDDRNLVSGVTAIDEESGETLQIPARTVVNAAGPFCDAVRTLDDADCQPMVAASQGIHLVLPKELYPGDTAMIVPKTSDGRVIFVVPWQDHAIVGTTDTAIDQAVAEPSPQPQEIQFLLETAAEYLSRPPTIDDVLSVFTGIRPLVKGDKSSRTASLSRDHVIRLSSSNLITITGGKWTTVRKMAEDCIDKAIQTGKLDAGACATKSLQIEGPERADLDQLESDNPELAQPIHPSLPLRRSQVVWAVRNEMARTVEDMLARRTRWLFLNSRLALEAAPAVAEVMAGELGTDSAWCDEQVNAFQATAQHYLPA, encoded by the coding sequence ATGACGCGATTGGATCGCGGCGAATCACTCGCCAGAATCCGTGACCGCAACAGCCCTTGGGACGTTGCCATCATCGGCGGCGGAGCGACGGGCGTCGCGGTCGCACTCGATGCGGCCAGCCGCGGTCTGGACGTCGTGTTGCTGGAGCGGTTCGATTTCGGCAGTGGGACGTCCAGCCGAAGCACCAAATTGGTCCACGGAGGCGTACGTTACCTGAAGCAGGGTAACGTGACGCTGGTCCGCGATGCCTTGCGCGAGCGGCAGTTGCTGTTGGACAACGCTCCCCATCTGGTTCACGACCAGCCCTTCCTGATTCCCTGTCGCAGCCTTTGGCAGTGGTTCTTTTACGGCGTGGGGTTGAAACTGTATGACTTGCTGGCCACCCGCAACAGCTTCGGCCGCTCGCGTTGCGTCACCGCTCGTCGTGCTTTGGAGCTGATTCCGGCGATGCAAGGAGAACGGTTGCGCGGTGCGGTGCTGTATCATGACGGCCAATTCGATGACGCACGTTTGTTGATCGACATGGCCCGGACCGCGGCTATTCAAGGAGCGACGCTGGTCAATCACATGCCCTGCAGCGGCATCATGAAAGATGATCGGAACTTGGTGTCGGGCGTCACCGCGATCGATGAAGAGTCTGGGGAAACGTTGCAGATCCCCGCCCGAACCGTCGTCAACGCCGCCGGTCCGTTTTGCGATGCCGTGCGAACATTGGACGATGCGGATTGCCAGCCGATGGTGGCGGCCAGCCAAGGCATACACTTGGTTCTGCCCAAGGAGCTTTACCCCGGCGACACCGCGATGATCGTCCCTAAAACGTCCGACGGACGCGTGATTTTCGTTGTGCCCTGGCAGGATCACGCGATTGTCGGCACGACCGACACCGCGATCGACCAGGCCGTCGCCGAACCGTCACCGCAACCGCAAGAAATCCAGTTCCTGTTGGAGACCGCGGCAGAGTATCTGTCGCGGCCCCCCACGATCGACGATGTGCTGAGCGTGTTCACCGGGATCCGGCCGCTGGTCAAAGGCGATAAATCCTCGCGCACCGCGTCGCTCTCGCGCGACCATGTGATCCGACTCTCGTCGTCCAACTTGATCACCATCACCGGAGGAAAATGGACGACGGTGCGAAAGATGGCCGAAGACTGTATCGACAAGGCGATTCAGACGGGCAAACTGGACGCCGGGGCGTGTGCGACCAAGTCGCTGCAAATCGAGGGTCCCGAACGCGCAGACCTGGATCAACTAGAATCCGACAATCCCGAGTTGGCACAGCCGATCCACCCATCTCTGCCACTGCGCCGTTCCCAGGTGGTCTGGGCCGTCCGCAATGAAATGGCCCGAACCGTCGAAGACATGCTCGCACGCCGAACCCGATGGCTGTTTCTTAATTCTCGGCTTGCGTTGGAAGCAGCACCCGCGGTCGCCGAAGTCATGGCCGGCGAATTGGGGACCGACTCGGCTTGGTGCGACGAACAAGTCAATGCGTTTCAAGCGACGGCACAGCATTACCTTCCGGCGTAG
- a CDS encoding Re/Si-specific NAD(P)(+) transhydrogenase subunit alpha, producing MKVGVTKEIYPGECRVAATPETARRLIDKLGFEVVVETGAGDAASFHDDSYQDAGCVIADDAADVWNDADILLKVRSPQEQEVEYLREGQVLICFLAPAQNETLLEKIAGRNATALAVEAVPRISRAQKLDALSSMANIAGYRAVVEAAGLFGRFFTGQITAAGKVPPAKVLVIGAGVAGLAAIGTARGLGAVVRAFDVRPEVADQVKSMGAEFLMLEFEGDEQGGTSGGYAKTMSKEFIDAEMALFAAQAKEVDIIITTALIPGKPAPKLITREMLRSMRRGSVVVDLAAEQGGNCEATVPDKVVQYEGVHVVGYRDLTSRLAHTSSQLYGTNLYHLLDEMGGAEKFDVDMEDDVVRSATVVKDGHVTWPPPPVSVSAAPKEKVVESAAPSAVVEKKIGLFDVSLMVVAALLLVGVAMTRDQGFITDFTVFLLSCLIGWQVIWNVTASLHAPLMSVTNAISGIIIVGGMIQVGAADPIAAWLGALAIFVATLNIAGGFLITHRMLGLFRK from the coding sequence ATGAAAGTTGGCGTGACCAAAGAGATCTATCCCGGTGAATGTCGCGTGGCGGCGACCCCCGAGACGGCGCGTCGATTGATCGACAAGCTGGGGTTTGAGGTCGTCGTTGAAACCGGTGCCGGTGATGCGGCCAGCTTTCACGACGATAGTTATCAAGACGCGGGATGCGTCATTGCGGACGACGCCGCAGACGTCTGGAACGATGCGGACATCCTCTTGAAGGTCCGTAGCCCACAGGAGCAGGAGGTCGAGTACTTGCGCGAAGGCCAGGTGCTGATTTGTTTTCTGGCTCCGGCACAAAACGAAACGCTGCTCGAGAAGATTGCCGGTCGCAACGCGACGGCGTTGGCCGTCGAGGCAGTCCCACGGATCAGCCGGGCGCAGAAACTGGACGCGTTGAGTTCGATGGCCAACATCGCCGGCTACCGAGCGGTCGTCGAAGCGGCCGGGTTGTTCGGTCGGTTCTTTACCGGCCAGATCACCGCGGCCGGCAAAGTGCCGCCGGCCAAGGTGTTGGTGATCGGCGCCGGGGTCGCGGGGTTGGCCGCGATCGGGACGGCGCGGGGACTGGGGGCCGTCGTCCGCGCCTTCGATGTCCGCCCCGAGGTCGCCGACCAGGTCAAAAGCATGGGCGCCGAGTTTCTGATGTTGGAATTCGAAGGCGACGAGCAGGGCGGGACGTCGGGCGGTTATGCCAAGACGATGAGCAAGGAGTTTATCGATGCCGAAATGGCTCTGTTTGCGGCCCAAGCCAAAGAGGTGGACATCATCATCACGACCGCACTGATCCCCGGCAAACCGGCACCGAAGTTGATCACCCGCGAGATGTTGCGATCGATGCGGCGGGGCAGTGTGGTCGTCGATTTGGCCGCCGAGCAGGGCGGCAACTGCGAAGCGACGGTTCCCGACAAAGTCGTCCAGTACGAAGGCGTGCACGTCGTCGGATACCGTGACCTGACGAGCCGCCTGGCGCACACCTCCAGCCAACTGTACGGGACCAACCTGTATCATTTGCTGGACGAAATGGGCGGAGCCGAAAAGTTTGACGTCGATATGGAAGACGACGTCGTTCGCAGTGCGACCGTCGTGAAAGACGGACATGTGACCTGGCCCCCGCCGCCGGTTTCTGTGTCCGCGGCGCCGAAGGAAAAGGTGGTCGAATCGGCGGCGCCCTCGGCCGTGGTGGAAAAAAAGATCGGCCTGTTTGATGTCTCGCTGATGGTCGTCGCCGCGCTGCTGTTGGTCGGTGTTGCGATGACCCGAGACCAAGGCTTCATCACCGATTTCACCGTCTTTCTACTTTCCTGCCTGATCGGCTGGCAAGTCATTTGGAACGTGACGGCTTCGCTGCACGCCCCGCTGATGAGCGTGACCAATGCGATCAGCGGCATCATCATCGTCGGCGGCATGATCCAAGTCGGAGCGGCCGACCCGATCGCGGCCTGGCTGGGCGCATTGGCAATCTTCGTTGCGACGCTGAATATCGCCGGCGGCTTTTTGATCACGCACCGCATGCTCGGTCTGTTTCGAAAGTGA
- a CDS encoding NAD(P)(+) transhydrogenase (Re/Si-specific) subunit beta — MALLNPLPIASETLSLNQSLATVAYIVAAVLFILSLAGLSHQTSAKRGNLLGIIGMLLAIGATIVGVMSGGRLWMAAAIIPAALIGARLAVRLSMDHLPQLVAILHSFVGLAAVLVGLSSHIDPGVEVPEGELLIHKIEIYVGVFIGALTFTGSIVAFLKLAELIGGRALTLPGRHVINLLLLLACVGLGIWYCRVEAVAATTPLLIMTAISSLIGVHMVMAIGGADMPVVVSMLNSYSGWAAAAAGFMLKNHLLIVTGALVGSSGAILSYIMCAAMNRSFISVIMGGFGTGSGAAAAVVEGTTKEFSVEDTIAMLEEAQSIVIVPGYGMAVAQAQHSLAEVVRTLLKRNKEVRFAIHPVAGRLPGHMNVLLAEANVPYDIVLEMDEINEDMSDTDAILVIGANDIVNPAALDDPNSPIAGMPVIEVWTAKTCVVMKRGMATGYAGVGNPLFFKDNTYMLFGDAKQNIDAILKGLQR, encoded by the coding sequence ATGGCGCTCTTGAACCCGTTGCCGATCGCATCGGAAACGCTTTCCCTGAACCAGTCCCTCGCCACGGTCGCCTACATCGTGGCCGCGGTTCTGTTCATCCTTTCGTTGGCCGGGCTGTCCCACCAAACGAGCGCCAAACGTGGAAACCTGCTGGGCATCATCGGCATGCTGTTGGCGATCGGGGCAACCATCGTGGGCGTGATGAGCGGCGGGCGGCTGTGGATGGCGGCTGCGATCATTCCCGCTGCGTTGATCGGTGCTCGATTGGCGGTGCGTTTGTCGATGGACCACCTGCCGCAACTGGTCGCGATCCTGCACAGCTTCGTGGGTCTGGCGGCGGTGCTGGTCGGACTGTCCAGTCACATCGATCCCGGCGTCGAAGTTCCCGAGGGAGAGTTGCTGATTCACAAGATCGAAATCTATGTCGGCGTCTTTATCGGCGCGCTGACCTTCACCGGTTCGATCGTCGCGTTTTTGAAACTGGCCGAGCTGATCGGAGGCCGCGCGCTGACGCTGCCCGGCCGCCATGTCATCAATTTGCTGTTGTTGCTGGCCTGTGTCGGGCTGGGGATTTGGTACTGCCGCGTCGAAGCCGTGGCCGCGACCACGCCGCTGTTGATCATGACCGCGATCTCGTCGCTGATCGGCGTTCATATGGTGATGGCGATCGGCGGTGCGGACATGCCGGTGGTCGTTTCGATGCTGAACTCCTATTCTGGTTGGGCCGCCGCGGCCGCCGGATTCATGCTGAAAAACCACCTGCTGATCGTCACCGGTGCTTTGGTCGGCAGCTCCGGTGCGATTCTGTCGTACATCATGTGCGCGGCGATGAACCGCAGCTTCATCAGCGTGATCATGGGCGGGTTCGGCACCGGCTCCGGTGCCGCGGCGGCGGTCGTGGAAGGAACCACCAAAGAGTTCAGTGTCGAGGACACGATCGCGATGCTGGAAGAGGCGCAAAGCATCGTGATCGTGCCCGGATACGGCATGGCGGTCGCTCAAGCACAACACTCGCTCGCCGAAGTCGTCCGCACGCTGCTGAAACGCAACAAAGAAGTTCGATTCGCCATCCATCCGGTCGCCGGGCGTTTGCCGGGACACATGAACGTGTTGCTGGCCGAAGCCAACGTGCCCTACGACATCGTCTTGGAGATGGACGAAATCAACGAAGACATGTCCGATACCGACGCGATCCTGGTGATCGGGGCCAACGACATCGTTAATCCCGCTGCCTTGGACGACCCGAACAGCCCCATCGCCGGAATGCCGGTCATCGAAGTCTGGACCGCGAAGACCTGTGTGGTCATGAAACGCGGCATGGCGACCGGATACGCCGGAGTGGGAAATCCGCTATTCTTTAAAGACAACACCTACATGCTGTTCGGCGACGCCAAACAGAACATCGACGCAATCCTGAAGGGCCTGCAGCGGTAA
- a CDS encoding BlaI/MecI/CopY family transcriptional regulator, which produces MGADQLSRREREIVDILYAKEEATAAEVRLAMTGEPSDATVRTLLRILGEKGFVKHRRKGRQFRYRPVQPKRRAGKQAFRHVLDVFFGGSVEEALASHFSDPTTKLDEDQLDRLRALISEAERRESR; this is translated from the coding sequence ATGGGGGCGGATCAACTCAGTCGTCGCGAGCGGGAAATCGTCGACATTTTATACGCCAAGGAAGAAGCGACCGCGGCCGAGGTTCGGCTGGCGATGACGGGGGAGCCGTCCGATGCGACGGTCCGCACGTTGCTGCGGATCCTGGGCGAAAAGGGATTTGTCAAACATCGTCGCAAAGGCCGGCAGTTTCGCTATCGTCCGGTTCAGCCCAAACGGCGAGCCGGGAAACAGGCGTTTCGGCACGTCCTGGACGTGTTCTTCGGCGGGTCGGTCGAAGAAGCATTGGCGTCTCACTTTTCAGATCCCACCACCAAGCTGGATGAGGACCAGTTGGACCGGCTGCGAGCATTGATCTCTGAAGCAGAACGGAGGGAATCGCGATGA